From Corynebacterium frankenforstense DSM 45800, the proteins below share one genomic window:
- a CDS encoding NupC/NupG family nucleoside CNT transporter produces the protein MDRLQGLLGILAVFAVIYVASNARRKIRWRTLAAGFALQVVFALLVLAWEPGFRVLKKVSEGIQKLSDFTNEGTAFVFGDLFDPDSRFIFALNVLPVVIVLGAIIAVLYYLRVIQYIVDIVGTGIGKVMGTSKVESVWAATVIFLGQSEAPLVIAPYLKRLTKSELFACMSGGFASVAGSTLLGYALLGAPLEYLLAASIMNAPGSLLVAKALVPETEKSELDASVRDVRDEDSRNVIDAMGTGAMAGGRIAVSVACLLIAFIAIIAMLSAIIGGVGGWFGQDNWSLEGLFGLLFSPVAWLIGVPWQDMTLVGSFIGEKTILNEFVGYTSFSEHVDAMDPKSVMIATFALAGFANLSSIAIQIGAIGGLCPERRGEVAKNGPKALCAGFLTNMLNAAIVGVVVAA, from the coding sequence GTGGACCGCCTCCAGGGACTGCTCGGCATCCTCGCCGTCTTCGCCGTCATCTACGTCGCCTCCAACGCCCGCCGGAAGATCCGGTGGCGCACCCTCGCCGCCGGCTTCGCCCTCCAGGTCGTCTTCGCGCTCCTCGTCCTGGCCTGGGAGCCGGGCTTCCGGGTGCTCAAGAAGGTCTCCGAGGGCATCCAGAAGCTGTCCGACTTCACCAACGAGGGCACCGCCTTCGTCTTCGGCGACCTCTTCGACCCGGACTCGCGGTTCATCTTCGCGCTCAACGTGCTGCCGGTGGTCATCGTGCTCGGCGCGATCATCGCGGTGCTCTACTACCTGCGGGTCATCCAGTACATCGTCGACATCGTCGGCACCGGCATCGGGAAGGTGATGGGCACCTCCAAGGTGGAGAGCGTCTGGGCCGCCACGGTGATCTTCCTCGGCCAGTCGGAGGCCCCGCTGGTCATCGCCCCGTATCTGAAGCGACTGACCAAGTCCGAGCTGTTCGCCTGCATGTCCGGCGGCTTCGCCTCGGTCGCCGGCTCCACGCTGCTCGGCTACGCCCTGCTCGGCGCGCCGCTGGAGTACCTGCTGGCGGCCTCCATCATGAACGCCCCCGGCTCCCTGCTCGTGGCCAAGGCGCTGGTGCCGGAGACCGAGAAGAGCGAGCTCGACGCCAGCGTGCGCGACGTCCGCGACGAGGACTCCCGCAACGTCATCGACGCCATGGGCACCGGCGCCATGGCCGGCGGCAGGATCGCCGTCTCGGTCGCCTGCCTGCTGATCGCCTTCATCGCCATCATCGCGATGCTCTCGGCGATCATCGGCGGCGTCGGCGGCTGGTTCGGGCAGGACAACTGGTCCCTCGAGGGCCTCTTCGGCCTCCTCTTCTCCCCCGTCGCGTGGCTGATCGGCGTGCCGTGGCAGGACATGACGCTGGTGGGCAGCTTCATCGGCGAGAAGACCATCCTCAACGAGTTCGTCGGCTACACCTCGTTCAGCGAGCACGTGGACGCCATGGACCCGAAGTCCGTCATGATCGCCACCTTCGCGCTGGCCGGATTCGCCAACCTCTCCTCCATCGCGATCCAGATCGGCGCCATCGGCGGGCTGTGCCCCGAGCGCCGCGGCGAGGTGGCCAAGAACGGCCCGAAGGCCCTGTGCGCGGGCTTCCTGACCAACATGCTCAACGCCGCGATCGTCGGCGTGGTCGTCGCCGCCTGA
- a CDS encoding DUF4259 domain-containing protein encodes MSQEQNAQDDIWGTGPFDNSEAKELLEDIASGVFDPVHLLPDRSQRHLNADEGQVIVALAALAAADDADLPEGIEPAAVSGLREPAHRERLRQSLEAVLADASVSGLYERWQLSDGQLLEWKAQSWVDLS; translated from the coding sequence ATGAGTCAGGAGCAGAACGCACAGGACGACATCTGGGGCACCGGCCCCTTCGACAACTCCGAGGCCAAGGAGCTTCTCGAGGACATCGCCTCCGGGGTCTTCGACCCGGTGCACCTGCTTCCCGACCGCTCGCAGCGCCACCTCAACGCCGACGAGGGGCAGGTGATCGTCGCCCTGGCCGCCCTCGCGGCCGCCGACGACGCCGACCTGCCCGAGGGCATCGAGCCCGCGGCGGTGTCCGGTCTGCGCGAGCCGGCCCACCGCGAGCGGCTGCGTCAGTCGCTCGAGGCCGTGCTGGCAGACGCCTCGGTCTCCGGTCTCTACGAGCGCTGGCAGCTCTCCGACGGCCAGCTGCTCGAGTGGAAGGCGCAGAGCTGGGTCGACCTCTCCTGA
- the coaE gene encoding dephospho-CoA kinase — MLKIGLTGGIGSGKSTVANLLAEAGLEIVDADRIAREVVEPGQPALAELAEAFGADILNADGTLNRGELARRAFVDAEHTGLLNSITHPRISAETTRRFAAAEAAGTRAVVYDMPLLIEQGLDAGMDLTVVVDVPAETRVQRLVAQRGMDENDARARIAAQISDERRRAAADVVLDNSGPREALDAQVAELVERVDRMAAAEAAE; from the coding sequence ATGCTCAAGATCGGACTGACCGGGGGAATCGGCTCCGGCAAATCCACCGTCGCCAATCTGCTGGCCGAAGCCGGCCTCGAGATCGTCGACGCCGACCGCATCGCCCGCGAGGTCGTCGAACCGGGGCAGCCCGCCCTGGCCGAGCTCGCCGAGGCCTTCGGCGCGGACATCCTGAACGCCGACGGCACGCTCAACCGCGGGGAGCTCGCCCGCCGCGCCTTCGTCGACGCCGAGCACACCGGGCTGCTCAACTCGATCACGCACCCGCGCATCTCCGCCGAGACCACCCGGCGCTTCGCCGCGGCCGAGGCCGCCGGCACCCGTGCCGTCGTCTACGACATGCCGCTGCTCATCGAGCAGGGGCTCGACGCCGGGATGGACCTCACCGTCGTCGTCGACGTCCCCGCCGAGACACGCGTGCAGCGCCTGGTGGCGCAGCGTGGGATGGACGAGAACGACGCCCGTGCGCGCATCGCCGCGCAGATTTCCGACGAACGCCGGCGCGCCGCCGCCGACGTCGTCCTCGACAACTCCGGGCCGCGCGAGGCGCTCGACGCCCAGGTCGCCGAGCTGGTCGAGCGCGTGGACCGGATGGCCGCCGCGGAAGCGGCCGAGTAA
- a CDS encoding glucose PTS transporter subunit IIA, with amino-acid sequence MASSTTTTAEHILREMGGPENITSLTHCATRLRFQVADQSIIDTDKLDSDPAVLGVVKQGSTGMQVIMGGGVAEYYSALNKLPGMGDNKKASNEGSNKKEYGGVRGKFAGVDYAFEFLSDTFRPVLWALLGASLIITLLVLADTFKLQDFHQDLVDQPAEFQLAHAMWRSVFYFLPIMVGATAAKKLGANEWVGAAIPAALFTPEFLGMKEIAEEVPTAVEGQYNYVVHIFNIPMYIQDYGGQVFPPIFAAIILYFLEKGLKKIIPSAVHMVFVPFICLLIMIPLTALVVGPFGVGLGNAIAHFLGWINGISPFILSVVIPLLYPFLVPLGLHWPLNAIMIVNINTLGFDYIQGPMGAWNFACFGVITGVVVVSWREHNKQMRQLSFGASMAGLLGGISEPSLYGVLLRYRRSYYRLLPGCFLGGVVMGIFNIKAYAFVFTSLLTIPAMDPIAGYVIGIAVAFFTSFLLVVFLDYRTPEERDEMRAQIAAEREAANEAEDQRVAAAGAAGAAGGAGTALAADEVAGEPVQVGSPLAGAVVPLADTPDEAFAAGAVGKGVSVDPTGDTVYAPAAGKVMAAFPTGHAIGLKLDDGVQLLIHIGIDTVNMEGDGFTLHVKKGERVENGTPLVSFDRAKIEAAGYSPITPVLVTNHKKLADVTPLLSGGTVEVGEPLIEATPKIKVAQQ; translated from the coding sequence ATGGCATCATCCACGACCACCACCGCGGAGCACATCCTCCGTGAGATGGGCGGTCCCGAGAACATCACGTCGTTGACCCACTGCGCCACCCGCCTGCGCTTCCAGGTCGCCGACCAGTCCATCATCGACACGGACAAGCTCGACAGCGACCCCGCCGTCCTCGGCGTGGTCAAGCAGGGCTCCACCGGCATGCAGGTGATCATGGGCGGCGGTGTGGCCGAGTACTACAGCGCCCTGAACAAGCTGCCCGGCATGGGCGACAACAAGAAGGCCTCGAACGAGGGCTCCAACAAGAAGGAGTACGGCGGTGTCCGCGGCAAGTTCGCCGGCGTCGACTACGCCTTCGAGTTCCTCTCCGACACCTTCCGCCCCGTCCTGTGGGCGCTGCTCGGTGCGTCGCTGATCATCACCCTGCTGGTCCTCGCCGACACCTTCAAGCTCCAGGACTTCCACCAGGACCTGGTCGACCAGCCGGCTGAGTTTCAGCTGGCCCACGCCATGTGGCGCTCGGTGTTCTACTTCCTGCCGATCATGGTCGGCGCCACCGCCGCAAAGAAGCTCGGCGCGAACGAGTGGGTCGGCGCGGCCATCCCCGCCGCCCTGTTCACCCCGGAGTTCCTCGGGATGAAGGAGATCGCCGAGGAGGTCCCGACCGCCGTCGAGGGCCAGTACAACTACGTGGTGCACATCTTCAACATCCCGATGTACATCCAGGACTACGGCGGCCAGGTCTTCCCGCCGATCTTCGCCGCGATCATCCTGTACTTCCTGGAGAAGGGCCTGAAGAAGATCATCCCGTCCGCGGTGCACATGGTCTTCGTGCCGTTCATCTGCCTGCTGATCATGATCCCGCTGACCGCCCTGGTCGTCGGCCCGTTCGGCGTGGGCCTGGGCAACGCCATCGCGCACTTCCTCGGCTGGATCAACGGCATCTCGCCGTTCATCCTCTCCGTGGTCATCCCGCTGCTCTACCCGTTCCTGGTGCCGCTGGGCCTGCACTGGCCGCTCAACGCCATCATGATCGTCAACATCAACACCCTGGGCTTCGACTACATTCAGGGGCCGATGGGCGCCTGGAACTTCGCCTGCTTCGGTGTCATCACCGGCGTCGTGGTCGTCTCCTGGCGTGAGCACAACAAGCAGATGCGCCAGCTCTCCTTCGGCGCCTCGATGGCCGGCCTGCTCGGCGGCATCTCCGAGCCCAGCCTCTACGGTGTGCTCCTGCGCTACCGCCGCTCCTACTACCGCCTGCTGCCGGGCTGCTTCCTCGGCGGTGTGGTCATGGGCATCTTCAACATCAAGGCCTACGCCTTCGTGTTCACGTCCCTGCTGACCATCCCGGCCATGGACCCGATCGCCGGCTACGTCATCGGTATCGCCGTCGCCTTCTTCACCTCCTTCCTGCTGGTCGTCTTCCTCGACTACCGCACCCCGGAGGAGCGCGACGAGATGCGCGCCCAGATCGCCGCCGAGCGCGAGGCCGCCAACGAGGCCGAGGACCAGCGCGTCGCCGCCGCCGGTGCCGCCGGTGCCGCCGGTGGCGCGGGCACCGCGCTGGCCGCCGACGAGGTCGCCGGCGAGCCGGTCCAGGTCGGCTCCCCGCTGGCCGGCGCCGTCGTGCCGCTGGCCGACACCCCGGACGAGGCCTTCGCCGCCGGTGCCGTGGGCAAGGGAGTCTCGGTCGACCCGACCGGCGACACCGTCTACGCCCCGGCCGCCGGCAAGGTCATGGCCGCGTTCCCGACCGGCCACGCCATCGGCCTCAAGCTCGACGACGGTGTCCAGCTGCTGATCCACATCGGCATCGACACCGTCAACATGGAGGGCGACGGCTTCACGCTCCACGTCAAGAAGGGCGAGCGCGTCGAGAACGGCACCCCGCTGGTCAGCTTCGACCGCGCCAAGATCGAGGCCGCCGGCTACTCGCCGATCACCCCGGTCCTGGTGACCAACCACAAGAAGCTCGCCGACGTCACCCCGCTGCTCAGCGGTGGCACCGTCGAGGTCGGCGAACCGCTGATCGAGGCGACGCCGAAGATCAAGGTCGCCCAGCAGTAG
- the rpsA gene encoding 30S ribosomal protein S1 has product MPNTNVPQVAVNDIGSAEDFLAAVDQTIKYFNDGDIVEGTVVKVDHDEVLLDIGYKTEGVIPTRELSIKHDVNPDEVVEVGDEIDALVLTKEDKEGRLILSKKRAQYERAWGTIEDLKEKDEPVTGTVIEVVKGGLILDIGLRGFLPASLVEMRRVRDLEPYIGQELEAKIIELDKHRNNVVLSRRAWLEQTQSEVRSEFLHQLQKGQVRKGVVSSIVNFGAFVDLGGVDGLVHVSELSWKHIDHPSEVVSVGEEVTVEVLDVDLDRERVSLSLKATQEDPWRIFARTHAVGQIVPGKVTKLVPFGAFVRVEEGIEGLVHISELAQRHVDVPDQIVTVGEELMVKVIDIDLERRRISLSLKQADEDFSEEFDPSKYGMADSYDDQGNYIFPEGFDAETNEWLEGYETQREEWEARYAESERRHQLHAAQVERHRVAAAEAADEASASANYSSRTSDAAPASEPEENHGGTLASDEQLAKLRKKLTGN; this is encoded by the coding sequence ATGCCCAACACCAACGTCCCTCAGGTAGCCGTCAACGACATCGGCTCCGCTGAGGATTTCCTCGCCGCGGTCGACCAGACCATCAAGTACTTCAACGACGGTGACATCGTCGAAGGCACCGTCGTCAAGGTCGACCACGACGAGGTCCTGCTCGACATCGGCTACAAGACCGAGGGCGTCATCCCGACGCGCGAGCTGTCGATCAAGCACGACGTCAACCCGGACGAGGTCGTCGAGGTCGGCGACGAGATCGACGCGCTTGTCCTCACCAAGGAGGACAAGGAAGGCCGTCTGATCCTCTCCAAGAAGCGTGCCCAGTACGAGCGCGCCTGGGGCACCATCGAGGACCTCAAGGAGAAGGACGAGCCGGTCACCGGTACCGTCATCGAGGTCGTCAAGGGCGGCCTGATCCTCGACATCGGGCTGCGCGGCTTCCTGCCGGCTTCCCTGGTCGAGATGCGCCGCGTGCGCGACCTGGAGCCCTACATCGGTCAGGAGCTCGAGGCCAAGATCATCGAGCTGGACAAGCACCGCAACAACGTCGTGCTGTCCCGCCGCGCCTGGCTCGAGCAGACCCAGTCCGAGGTCCGCTCCGAGTTCCTGCACCAGCTGCAGAAGGGCCAGGTCCGCAAGGGCGTCGTGTCCTCCATCGTCAACTTCGGCGCCTTCGTCGATCTCGGCGGTGTCGACGGCCTGGTGCACGTCTCCGAGCTGTCCTGGAAGCACATCGACCACCCGTCCGAGGTCGTCTCCGTGGGCGAGGAGGTCACCGTCGAGGTCCTCGACGTCGACCTGGACCGCGAGCGCGTCTCCCTGTCGCTCAAGGCGACCCAGGAGGATCCGTGGCGCATCTTCGCCCGCACCCACGCGGTCGGCCAGATCGTCCCGGGCAAGGTCACCAAGCTCGTCCCGTTCGGCGCGTTCGTCCGCGTCGAGGAGGGCATCGAGGGCCTGGTCCACATCTCCGAGCTGGCCCAGCGTCACGTCGACGTGCCGGACCAGATCGTCACCGTGGGCGAGGAGCTCATGGTCAAGGTCATCGACATCGACCTCGAGCGTCGCCGCATCTCGCTGTCGCTCAAGCAGGCCGACGAGGACTTCTCCGAGGAGTTCGATCCGTCGAAGTACGGCATGGCCGACTCCTACGACGATCAGGGCAACTACATCTTCCCGGAGGGCTTCGACGCCGAGACCAACGAGTGGCTCGAGGGCTACGAGACCCAGCGCGAGGAGTGGGAGGCCCGCTACGCCGAGTCGGAGCGTCGCCACCAGCTGCACGCCGCACAGGTCGAGCGTCACCGCGTCGCCGCCGCCGAGGCCGCCGACGAGGCTTCCGCCTCCGCCAACTACTCCTCCCGCACCTCGGACGCGGCTCCGGCGTCCGAGCCCGAGGAGAACCACGGTGGCACCCTGGCCTCCGATGAGCAGCTCGCCAAGCTGCGCAAGAAGCTGACCGGCAACTGA
- the polA gene encoding DNA polymerase I: MAFRAFYALPVEKFSTSGGQHTNAVYGFLSMLAGLLRDEEPTRIAVAFDVGRHTFRTDLFPEYKAQREAAPEAFRGQVEIIREVLGTLGITTLSVDNYEADDILATLATAADGDEALGQTLIVTGDRDYLQLVDENTTVLYPTKGVSTLHRFTPEAVEEKYGLTPAQYPDFAALRGDPSDNLPKIPGVGEKTAQKWILKYGDLESLLDNADEITGKTGDNLRERLDQVRMNRRLTQMVTDLDLGVKPEELTFREAKVAEVAAKFDELEFGTQLRERVLAVVPHDDGELPADDTPDAVTVSDDGVEWLSERPIALDLVGEETLVLADVARSAVVLELADLDAAEEARLAEWLAGDSPKFVHGAKDLIHRLAERGFELGGLAHDTLLATYLLHPGQRTYALDDVYQRHLRRSLGERDVDRAAAVLELSAELVEELQGIDAYELYLDMELPLVGILARMEATGIAVDIDVLREQLAGFEDSVAHEEEAAREIAGDPELNLSSPKQLQVVLFETLGMPKTKKTKTGYSTAAKEIEQLAAKHPHPFLDHLLAHREYQKMKSTLEGLIKSVGSDGRIHTTFHQTVTSTGRLSSTDPNLQNIPVRTPAGRKIRSAFTVGPDFECLVTADYSQIEMRVMAHLSRDAGLIEAYRGGEDLHNFVGSRVFDVPVDQVTPELRRRVKAMSYGLAYGLSAYGLSQQLGIAPGEAKSIMDSYFERFGGVKDYLEGVVEVARRDGYTSTVFGRRRYLPELASTNRIARENAERAALNAPIQGTAADIIKVAMIRVDRALRERGLSSRVLLQVHDELVVEVAAGEREEVTDILRTEMDGAIELRVPLEVSVGVGENWEAAAH; the protein is encoded by the coding sequence ATGGCCTTCCGCGCCTTCTACGCTCTGCCGGTGGAGAAGTTCTCCACCTCCGGCGGCCAGCACACGAACGCGGTCTACGGCTTCCTGTCCATGCTCGCCGGCCTGCTGCGCGACGAGGAACCCACGCGCATCGCGGTCGCCTTCGACGTCGGGCGCCACACCTTCCGCACCGATCTCTTCCCGGAGTACAAGGCCCAGCGCGAGGCCGCCCCGGAGGCGTTCCGCGGCCAGGTGGAGATCATCCGGGAGGTGCTGGGCACCCTCGGCATCACGACGCTGAGCGTGGACAACTACGAGGCCGACGACATCCTTGCCACCCTGGCCACGGCCGCCGACGGCGACGAGGCGCTCGGCCAGACCCTGATCGTCACCGGCGACCGTGACTACCTGCAGCTCGTCGACGAGAACACCACCGTGCTCTACCCGACCAAGGGGGTCTCCACGCTGCACCGCTTCACCCCGGAGGCCGTCGAGGAGAAGTACGGGCTCACGCCTGCGCAGTACCCGGACTTCGCCGCGCTGCGCGGCGACCCCTCCGACAACCTGCCGAAGATCCCGGGCGTGGGCGAGAAGACCGCGCAGAAGTGGATCCTCAAGTACGGCGACCTCGAGAGCCTGCTGGACAACGCCGACGAGATCACCGGAAAGACCGGCGACAACCTGCGCGAGCGCCTCGACCAGGTGCGGATGAACCGTCGGCTGACGCAGATGGTCACCGACCTCGACCTCGGGGTCAAGCCCGAGGAGTTGACTTTCCGTGAGGCGAAGGTGGCCGAGGTGGCCGCCAAGTTCGACGAGCTCGAGTTCGGCACCCAGCTGCGCGAGCGCGTGCTGGCCGTCGTGCCGCACGACGACGGCGAGCTGCCCGCCGACGACACCCCCGACGCCGTCACCGTCTCCGACGACGGCGTGGAGTGGTTGAGCGAGCGCCCGATCGCGCTCGACCTCGTGGGCGAGGAGACGCTCGTGCTTGCCGACGTCGCGCGCAGCGCCGTGGTGCTGGAACTGGCCGACCTGGACGCGGCCGAGGAGGCCAGGCTCGCCGAGTGGCTCGCCGGCGACTCGCCCAAGTTCGTGCACGGCGCCAAGGACCTCATCCACCGGCTGGCCGAGCGCGGCTTCGAGCTCGGCGGGCTGGCCCACGACACCCTGCTGGCCACCTACCTGCTGCACCCGGGCCAGCGCACCTACGCCCTCGACGACGTCTACCAGCGCCACCTGCGCCGCTCGCTCGGCGAGCGCGACGTCGACCGGGCCGCGGCCGTCCTGGAGCTCTCCGCCGAACTGGTCGAGGAGCTGCAGGGCATCGACGCCTACGAGCTCTACCTGGACATGGAGCTGCCGCTGGTGGGGATCCTGGCGCGCATGGAGGCCACGGGCATCGCCGTGGACATCGACGTGCTGCGCGAGCAGCTCGCCGGCTTCGAGGACTCCGTGGCCCACGAGGAGGAGGCCGCCCGCGAGATCGCCGGCGACCCCGAGCTGAACCTGTCGAGCCCCAAGCAGCTCCAGGTCGTCCTCTTCGAGACTCTCGGCATGCCCAAGACGAAGAAGACGAAGACCGGTTACTCCACGGCGGCCAAGGAGATCGAGCAGCTGGCGGCCAAGCACCCGCACCCGTTCCTCGACCACCTGCTGGCCCACCGTGAGTACCAGAAGATGAAGTCGACGCTGGAGGGCCTGATCAAGTCGGTCGGCTCCGACGGGCGCATCCACACCACCTTCCACCAGACGGTCACCTCGACCGGCCGGCTCTCCTCGACCGACCCGAACCTGCAGAACATCCCCGTGCGCACCCCGGCCGGGCGCAAGATCCGCTCCGCGTTCACCGTCGGCCCGGACTTCGAGTGCCTGGTCACCGCCGACTACTCGCAGATCGAGATGCGTGTGATGGCGCACCTCTCCCGCGACGCCGGGCTGATCGAGGCCTACCGGGGCGGCGAGGACCTGCACAACTTCGTCGGCTCCCGCGTCTTCGACGTGCCCGTCGACCAGGTCACCCCGGAGCTGCGCCGCCGGGTCAAGGCCATGAGCTACGGCCTGGCCTACGGGCTGTCGGCCTACGGACTGTCCCAGCAGCTGGGCATCGCGCCCGGCGAGGCGAAGTCCATCATGGACAGCTACTTCGAGCGCTTCGGCGGGGTCAAGGACTACCTCGAGGGTGTGGTCGAGGTCGCCCGCCGCGACGGCTACACCTCCACCGTCTTCGGCCGGCGCCGCTACCTGCCGGAGCTGGCCAGCACCAACCGCATCGCCCGCGAGAACGCCGAGCGCGCCGCCCTCAACGCCCCGATCCAGGGCACGGCGGCCGACATCATCAAGGTCGCCATGATCCGCGTCGACCGCGCGCTGCGCGAGCGGGGGCTCTCCTCGCGGGTGCTGCTGCAGGTCCACGACGAGCTCGTTGTCGAGGTCGCCGCCGGCGAGCGCGAGGAGGTCACCGACATCCTGCGCACCGAGATGGACGGCGCGATCGAGCTGCGCGTGCCGCTCGAGGTCAGCGTCGGCGTCGGCGAGAACTGGGAGGCGGCCGCGCACTAG
- a CDS encoding DUF368 domain-containing protein: MSRPVSVVLDFVRGGLIGLAELVPGISGGTVALIVGIYERALHNGSLLLDLAKERTREAARRIDWLFLAAVGVGMVTAVFTMSSVLHGFVDGHPQIARGLFLGMVAVSILVPVGMMDRRHVRERLPLLVVLFLLGAAAAFFGTGFTSAPREDPSLVILFFAGMIAVCALVLPGLSGSFLLLAFGLYQPVMGSLSAREWPVIITFALGALLGLVLFVRVLDHLMSEHRTVTLTVMAGLMAGSLRALWPWQNDDAALLAPSGNVGPVLVAVAVGAALVAALLVTDHVLESRGSKVVTEKDPEA, encoded by the coding sequence ATGTCCCGTCCGGTATCCGTCGTCCTCGACTTCGTCCGCGGTGGGCTGATCGGCCTCGCGGAGCTCGTGCCCGGCATCTCCGGCGGCACCGTCGCCCTGATCGTCGGCATCTACGAGCGCGCCCTGCACAACGGCAGCCTCCTGCTCGACCTGGCCAAGGAGCGCACCCGCGAGGCGGCCCGCCGCATCGACTGGCTGTTCCTGGCCGCCGTCGGTGTCGGCATGGTCACCGCCGTGTTCACCATGTCCTCCGTGCTGCACGGCTTCGTCGACGGCCACCCGCAGATCGCCCGCGGCCTCTTCCTCGGCATGGTCGCCGTCTCCATCCTCGTGCCGGTCGGCATGATGGACCGCCGGCACGTGCGCGAGCGCCTGCCGTTGCTCGTGGTGCTCTTCCTTCTGGGCGCGGCCGCGGCGTTCTTCGGCACCGGATTCACCTCGGCCCCACGCGAGGACCCCTCGCTGGTCATCCTGTTCTTCGCGGGAATGATCGCCGTCTGCGCCCTGGTGCTGCCGGGTCTCTCGGGCTCCTTCCTGCTGCTGGCCTTCGGCCTCTATCAGCCGGTGATGGGCTCGCTCTCGGCGCGCGAGTGGCCGGTGATCATCACCTTCGCCCTCGGCGCGCTGCTCGGCCTGGTGCTCTTCGTGCGCGTTTTGGACCACCTGATGTCCGAGCACCGGACGGTGACGCTTACTGTCATGGCAGGGCTCATGGCCGGCTCCCTGCGCGCGCTGTGGCCCTGGCAGAACGACGACGCCGCGCTGCTGGCCCCCTCGGGCAACGTCGGTCCGGTGCTCGTCGCGGTGGCCGTCGGTGCGGCACTCGTCGCCGCCCTGCTGGTCACCGACCACGTTCTCGAGTCCCGTGGCTCGAAGGTCGTCACAGAGAAAGATCCGGAGGCCTGA
- a CDS encoding ABC transporter substrate-binding protein, whose amino-acid sequence MTASTLRRPLRTLAGAVTALACVLGLSACVTNEETGHPAGWEEIAPPADPQVQALVPEEIAVRGSISIGTNPPFAPFEFKDSQGNIIGFEMDLAAAVASVMGLDLEIRQQDFAMILPAINGGTIDFGATGFTDTEERRQGFDFIDHLYAGIQWAQQSGKPPVDPDNACGLTVAVQRTTVAETDDVRPKSAECEARGEKPIEILSYETADQAATALVVGRADALSADSPITAWAIERADGKITTTGDVFAAAPYGFATPKGSQLTDAVAAAMQVLIDSGDYERIMAQWNITDGLVDQALINEEPADIR is encoded by the coding sequence ATGACCGCCTCAACGCTGCGCCGCCCGCTGCGCACGCTGGCCGGTGCCGTCACCGCGCTCGCCTGCGTGCTGGGCCTGAGCGCGTGCGTGACCAACGAGGAGACCGGCCACCCCGCCGGCTGGGAGGAGATCGCTCCCCCGGCCGACCCGCAGGTGCAGGCGCTGGTCCCCGAGGAGATCGCCGTCCGCGGCTCCATCTCCATCGGCACCAACCCGCCGTTCGCCCCCTTCGAGTTCAAGGACTCGCAGGGCAACATCATCGGCTTCGAGATGGACCTCGCCGCCGCCGTCGCCTCCGTGATGGGGCTCGACCTGGAGATCCGCCAGCAGGACTTCGCCATGATCCTGCCGGCGATCAACGGCGGCACCATCGACTTCGGCGCGACGGGCTTCACCGACACCGAGGAGCGCCGGCAGGGCTTCGACTTCATCGACCACCTCTACGCCGGCATCCAGTGGGCGCAGCAGTCCGGAAAGCCCCCGGTGGACCCGGACAACGCCTGCGGGCTGACGGTCGCGGTGCAGCGCACCACGGTCGCCGAGACCGACGACGTGCGCCCGAAGTCCGCGGAGTGCGAGGCCCGCGGCGAGAAGCCGATCGAGATCCTGTCCTACGAGACCGCCGACCAGGCCGCCACCGCCCTGGTGGTCGGCCGCGCCGACGCGCTCTCGGCGGACTCCCCGATCACCGCCTGGGCCATCGAGCGCGCCGACGGCAAGATCACCACCACCGGTGACGTCTTCGCCGCCGCGCCCTACGGCTTCGCCACCCCGAAGGGCTCGCAGCTGACCGACGCCGTCGCCGCGGCGATGCAGGTGCTCATCGACTCCGGCGACTACGAGCGCATCATGGCGCAGTGGAACATCACCGACGGCCTGGTCGACCAGGCCCTGATCAACGAGGAACCGGCTGATATCCGATGA